The proteins below are encoded in one region of Streptomyces cyanogenus:
- a CDS encoding NTP transferase domain-containing protein, translating into MTDNAPAGPAEPYDAVVLAGGAARRLGGADKPAVRVGGRTLLDRVLAACADARTTVVVAAPRPTARPVRWAREEPPGGGPVAALEAGLRLTAAAYTVVLSADLPFLEESTLSRLLTVLRDTGADGVLLTDADGRDQPLVAAYRTAALRRELAALATAHGGLTGLPLRRLTGALRLTRVPDPLASFDCDTWDDIADARARIREHGHVLDEWISAVKDELGIDLDVDTGVLLDLARDAAHGVARPAAPLTTFLVGYAAAQGEGGPEAVAEAARRAAALALRWAEESDGGTDGSSGGPSAPDAG; encoded by the coding sequence GTGACCGACAACGCCCCCGCCGGGCCCGCCGAGCCGTACGACGCCGTCGTGCTGGCCGGCGGTGCCGCCCGCCGGCTCGGCGGGGCCGACAAGCCCGCCGTCCGGGTCGGGGGCCGCACGCTGCTCGACCGGGTGCTCGCGGCCTGCGCGGACGCCCGGACGACCGTCGTCGTGGCCGCGCCCCGGCCCACCGCCCGCCCGGTGCGCTGGGCGCGCGAGGAGCCGCCCGGTGGCGGACCGGTCGCCGCGCTGGAGGCCGGCCTGCGCCTCACCGCGGCCGCGTACACCGTCGTCCTCTCCGCCGACCTGCCCTTCCTCGAAGAGTCCACGCTGTCGCGCCTGCTGACCGTCCTTCGGGACACCGGTGCGGACGGTGTGCTGCTCACCGACGCCGACGGCCGCGACCAGCCGCTCGTGGCCGCCTACCGCACCGCCGCCCTGCGCCGCGAGCTGGCCGCCCTCGCCACCGCGCACGGCGGTCTCACCGGGCTGCCCCTGCGCCGGCTGACGGGTGCCCTCCGCCTCACCCGCGTCCCGGACCCGCTCGCGTCCTTCGACTGCGACACCTGGGACGACATCGCCGACGCCAGGGCACGGATCAGGGAGCATGGGCACGTGTTGGATGAATGGATCTCCGCAGTCAAGGACGAGCTGGGCATCGACCTGGACGTCGACACCGGCGTCCTGCTCGACCTGGCCCGGGACGCCGCACACGGTGTGGCCCGCCCCGCGGCCCCGCTGACCACCTTCCTCGTCGGCTATGCCGCGGCCCAGGGCGAGGGCGGCCCCGAGGCCGTCGCCGAGGCCGCCCGCAGGGCCGCCGCGCTGGCGCTGCGCTGGGCGGAGGAGAGCGACGGGGGCACGGACGGGAGCAGCGGGGGCCCGAGCGCCCCGGACGCCGGATGA
- a CDS encoding bacterial proteasome activator family protein — MEMPRNERSLENPQILVVGQDGMALGGGGGGDEDSRETPVTEQVEQPAKVMRIGSMIKQLLEEVRAAPLDEASRVRLKEIHASSVKELEDGLAPELVEELERLSLPFTDDATPSDAELRIAQAQLVGWLEGLFHGIQTTLFAQQMAARAQLEQMRRALPPGMTGHEGGDDHHTGGRSGGPYL; from the coding sequence ATGGAGATGCCGAGGAACGAACGGTCGCTGGAGAATCCCCAGATCCTCGTCGTGGGCCAGGACGGGATGGCGCTCGGCGGCGGCGGTGGCGGGGACGAGGACTCCCGTGAGACCCCGGTGACGGAGCAGGTGGAACAGCCGGCCAAGGTCATGCGGATCGGCAGCATGATCAAGCAGCTGCTGGAGGAGGTGCGCGCCGCTCCCCTCGACGAGGCCAGCCGGGTACGGCTGAAGGAGATCCACGCCAGCTCGGTGAAGGAGCTGGAGGACGGTCTGGCCCCCGAGCTGGTCGAGGAACTGGAGCGACTCTCCCTGCCGTTCACCGACGACGCCACCCCGAGCGACGCGGAACTGCGGATCGCACAGGCACAGTTGGTCGGGTGGCTGGAGGGCCTCTTCCACGGGATCCAGACCACGCTGTTCGCCCAGCAGATGGCCGCGCGGGCCCAGTTGGAGCAGATGCGTCGCGCGCTCCCGCCGGGCATGACCGGCCACGAGGGCGGCGACGACCACCACACGGGCGGTCGCTCGGGCGGGCCGTACCTGTAA
- a CDS encoding molybdopterin molybdotransferase MoeA: MTAPGIRAEAPAEDTDDLDVEEALALVRDAHKETRDDGPHDGSTGRTSDRAARKPGERPAERHRATPWPRAREIAARAARSRARRAPVSVPLGEALGLALAAPLDALTDLPSFDTSAMDGWAVAGPGPWQVREEGVLAGHAQPEPLTDGEAVRIATGARIPTDTTAVLRTEHGRIDAQGRLHTTREMHHGQDIRPRGQECRSGDQLLPVGTLVTPAVLGLAAAAGYDTVTVVPRPRAEVLILGDELLTEGLPHDGLIRDALGPMLPPWLRALGADVIAVHRIGDDARALHKAVTRSAADLIITTGGTASGPVDHVHPVLDRVGADLLVDGVKVRPGHPMLLARTKDHQHLVGLPGNPLAAVSGLLTLAEPLLRTLAAHPAPEPYTLPLRDAAQGHPHDTRLIPVVLRGDHAVPLHYNGPAMLRGIAAADALAVVPPGGARQGEETELLDLPWATAGIGVCFT; the protein is encoded by the coding sequence ATGACCGCCCCCGGCATCCGGGCCGAGGCGCCCGCCGAAGACACCGACGACCTCGATGTCGAGGAGGCGCTGGCGCTGGTGAGGGATGCCCACAAGGAGACCCGGGACGACGGCCCGCACGACGGCAGCACGGGACGGACGTCCGACCGGGCCGCCCGGAAGCCCGGCGAGCGGCCCGCCGAACGGCACCGGGCCACCCCCTGGCCCCGGGCCCGCGAGATCGCTGCCCGCGCCGCGCGCTCCCGTGCCCGGCGGGCCCCCGTCTCCGTGCCGCTCGGCGAGGCCCTCGGACTGGCCCTGGCCGCGCCGCTCGACGCGCTCACCGACCTGCCCTCCTTCGACACCTCCGCGATGGACGGCTGGGCTGTCGCCGGACCCGGCCCCTGGCAGGTGCGGGAGGAGGGCGTGCTCGCCGGGCACGCGCAGCCGGAGCCGCTCACCGACGGTGAGGCGGTCCGTATCGCCACCGGCGCCCGTATCCCCACCGACACCACCGCCGTGCTGCGCACCGAGCACGGCCGGATCGACGCCCAGGGCCGTCTGCACACCACCCGGGAGATGCACCACGGCCAGGACATCCGCCCCCGCGGCCAGGAGTGCCGCAGCGGGGACCAGTTGCTGCCCGTCGGCACCCTGGTCACCCCCGCCGTCCTGGGCCTGGCCGCGGCGGCCGGCTACGACACGGTCACCGTCGTGCCCCGGCCCCGCGCCGAAGTCCTGATCCTGGGCGACGAGTTGCTGACCGAGGGGCTGCCGCACGACGGGCTGATCAGGGATGCCCTCGGCCCCATGCTGCCGCCGTGGCTGCGCGCGCTCGGCGCCGACGTCATCGCCGTACACCGGATCGGCGACGACGCCCGGGCGCTCCACAAGGCCGTCACCCGCTCCGCGGCCGACCTCATCATCACCACGGGCGGCACCGCGTCCGGACCGGTCGACCACGTCCACCCGGTCCTGGACCGCGTCGGCGCGGATCTCCTCGTCGACGGCGTCAAGGTGCGCCCCGGCCACCCCATGCTGCTGGCCCGGACCAAGGACCACCAGCACCTCGTAGGCCTGCCCGGCAACCCGCTGGCGGCCGTCTCCGGGCTGCTCACCCTCGCCGAACCGCTGCTGCGGACCCTCGCCGCCCACCCCGCGCCCGAGCCGTACACCCTGCCGCTCCGGGACGCGGCGCAGGGACACCCGCACGACACCCGGCTCATCCCCGTGGTGCTGCGCGGCGACCATGCGGTGCCGCTGCACTACAACGGCCCGGCCATGCTCCGGGGCATCGCCGCCGCCGACGCGCTGGCCGTCGTACCCCCGGGAGGGGCCCGGCAGGGCGAGGAGACGGAGCTGCTGGACCTGCCGTGGGCGACCGCCGGGATCGGGGTGTGTTTCACGTGA
- a CDS encoding Stk1 family PASTA domain-containing Ser/Thr kinase — protein MSQDGAQGRYAGQALAGGRYQLRDLLGEGGMASVHLAYDAVLDRQVAIKTLHTELGREQAFRERFRREAQAVAKLTHTNIVSVFDTGEDDLNGVAMPYIVMEYVEGRPLGSVLEEDIRQFGAMPADKALKVTADVLAALEISHEMGLVHRDIKPGNVMVTKRGVVKVMDFGIARAMQSGVTSMTQTGMVVGTPQYLSPEQALGRGVDARSDLYSVGIMLFQLVTGRLPFDADSPLAIAYAHVQEEPVAPSSVNRALPPAVDALVARALKKNPNERFPTAESMRAECLRVAASFQAAPPSIVPGTGPTQSGSGVGSAVFPPVDRATPAPHGQVQTPYQPAPAPTPAPNPYGHPAPAAYGYPQQGGYQTPPVGYGPQAGAPTPPPYTMAPQAAGPPAGPAGGRKKRPVVIGSVAVAAVVAVGVIVALVVKNTGEDAKADSGKASASASASHRAGYRPPDPSRRIDTSKCTDPQESWKDPKKIELPDFRYKDIDSVKACLQAAGWKWDIKHQDDNTWGDGTVLNQFPAQDTDVDPDDLDIELSVSTGNPPQ, from the coding sequence ATGAGCCAGGACGGCGCACAGGGCCGGTACGCGGGGCAGGCCCTGGCCGGGGGCCGCTACCAGCTGCGCGACTTGCTGGGCGAGGGCGGCATGGCCTCGGTCCACCTGGCGTACGACGCGGTGCTGGACCGCCAGGTCGCCATCAAGACGCTCCACACCGAGCTCGGCCGGGAGCAGGCCTTCCGCGAGCGCTTCCGCCGTGAGGCGCAGGCCGTGGCCAAGCTCACGCACACCAACATCGTCTCCGTCTTCGACACGGGCGAGGACGACCTGAACGGCGTGGCGATGCCGTACATCGTCATGGAGTACGTCGAGGGCCGGCCGCTGGGCTCGGTCCTGGAGGAGGACATCCGGCAGTTCGGCGCGATGCCCGCCGACAAGGCGCTGAAGGTCACCGCCGACGTGCTCGCTGCCCTGGAGATCAGCCACGAGATGGGGCTGGTCCACCGCGACATCAAGCCGGGCAACGTGATGGTGACCAAGCGCGGCGTGGTCAAGGTGATGGACTTCGGCATCGCCCGCGCCATGCAGTCCGGCGTCACCTCCATGACCCAGACCGGCATGGTCGTCGGCACCCCGCAGTACCTCTCGCCCGAGCAGGCCCTCGGTCGCGGGGTGGACGCCCGTTCCGACCTGTACTCGGTCGGCATCATGCTGTTCCAGCTGGTGACCGGGCGGCTGCCGTTCGACGCGGACTCGCCGCTGGCGATCGCGTACGCGCACGTGCAGGAGGAGCCGGTGGCGCCCTCCTCGGTCAACCGTGCGCTGCCGCCCGCGGTGGACGCGCTGGTCGCCCGTGCGCTGAAGAAGAACCCGAACGAGCGCTTCCCGACCGCCGAGTCCATGCGCGCCGAGTGCCTGCGCGTCGCGGCCTCCTTCCAGGCGGCCCCGCCGAGCATCGTGCCGGGCACCGGTCCGACGCAGAGCGGCTCGGGCGTCGGTTCCGCGGTGTTCCCGCCGGTCGACCGTGCGACCCCGGCGCCGCACGGGCAGGTCCAGACGCCGTACCAGCCGGCGCCGGCCCCCACTCCGGCTCCGAACCCGTACGGCCACCCGGCGCCCGCGGCCTACGGCTACCCGCAGCAGGGCGGCTACCAGACGCCTCCGGTGGGCTACGGCCCGCAGGCCGGCGCGCCGACCCCGCCGCCGTACACGATGGCGCCGCAGGCCGCGGGGCCGCCGGCCGGACCGGCCGGCGGCCGGAAGAAGCGGCCGGTGGTCATCGGTTCGGTCGCGGTGGCGGCCGTCGTGGCCGTCGGGGTGATCGTCGCGCTGGTGGTGAAGAACACCGGAGAGGACGCCAAGGCCGACAGCGGCAAAGCGAGCGCCTCGGCCTCCGCGTCCCACCGGGCGGGCTACCGCCCACCGGACCCCAGCCGGCGGATCGACACGAGCAAGTGCACCGATCCGCAGGAGTCGTGGAAGGACCCGAAGAAGATCGAGCTGCCCGACTTCCGCTACAAGGACATCGACTCCGTGAAGGCGTGTCTGCAGGCCGCGGGCTGGAAGTGGGACATCAAGCACCAGGACGACAACACCTGGGGCGACGGCACCGTCCTGAACCAGTTCCCCGCCCAGGACACCGACGTCGACCCGGACGACCTGGACATCGAACTGAGCGTGTCCACGGGCAACCCACCGCAGTGA
- a CDS encoding NAD(P)H-quinone oxidoreductase — MHAITIPEPGDPEALVWDEVPDPVPGEGEVLVEVVASAVNRADILQRQGFYDPPPGASPYPGLECSGRIAALGPGVSGWAVGDPVCALLAGGGYAEKVAVPAGQLLPVPEGVDLTRAAALPEVVSTVWSNVFMVAHLRPGETLLVHGGSSGIGTMAIQLAKAVGAKVAVTAGTKEKLDRCAELGADVLINYREQDFVAEIRQATGGAGADVILDNMGAKYLDRNVQALAVNGRLAIIGMQGGVKAELNIGTLLAKRAAISATSLRARPLDEKAAIVAAVREHVWPLLAAGHVRPVVDREVPMPEAAEAHRLVEESGHIGKVLLVVP, encoded by the coding sequence ATGCATGCGATCACGATTCCCGAACCTGGTGATCCCGAGGCGCTGGTGTGGGACGAGGTCCCCGATCCGGTGCCCGGCGAGGGCGAGGTGCTGGTCGAGGTGGTGGCCAGCGCCGTCAACCGCGCCGACATCCTGCAGCGTCAGGGCTTCTACGATCCGCCGCCCGGCGCCTCCCCCTACCCCGGCCTGGAGTGCTCCGGCAGGATCGCCGCGCTCGGCCCCGGCGTCTCCGGCTGGGCCGTCGGCGACCCGGTGTGCGCACTGCTCGCGGGCGGCGGCTACGCCGAGAAGGTCGCCGTACCGGCCGGGCAGCTGCTGCCCGTGCCCGAGGGCGTCGACCTGACCCGGGCTGCGGCACTGCCCGAGGTCGTCTCCACCGTCTGGTCCAACGTGTTCATGGTCGCCCACCTGCGCCCCGGCGAGACGCTGCTGGTGCACGGCGGTTCCAGCGGGATCGGCACCATGGCGATCCAGCTGGCCAAGGCCGTCGGCGCCAAGGTCGCGGTGACCGCCGGCACCAAGGAGAAGCTGGACCGCTGCGCCGAGCTGGGCGCGGACGTGCTCATCAACTACCGCGAGCAGGACTTCGTCGCCGAGATCCGGCAGGCCACCGGCGGCGCAGGAGCCGACGTCATCCTCGACAACATGGGCGCCAAGTACCTGGACCGCAACGTCCAGGCCCTCGCCGTCAACGGACGTCTCGCGATCATCGGCATGCAGGGCGGGGTGAAGGCCGAGCTGAACATCGGCACGCTGCTCGCCAAGCGTGCCGCGATCAGCGCGACCTCGCTGCGCGCCCGGCCGCTGGACGAGAAGGCGGCCATCGTCGCCGCCGTACGCGAGCACGTGTGGCCCCTGCTCGCCGCCGGGCACGTCCGCCCGGTCGTGGACCGCGAGGTGCCGATGCCGGAGGCGGCCGAGGCGCACCGGCTGGTGGAGGAGAGCGGCCACATCGGCAAGGTGCTGCTGGTCGTGCCGTAG
- a CDS encoding protein kinase domain-containing protein, translated as MAQTQRSQGPSDPEATGGGMSDAPEMWGNGGLVGDGRYRLTHRLGRGGMAEVFAAEDVRLGRTVAVKLLRADLAEDPVSKARFTREAQSVAGLNHHAIVAVYDSGEDVVGGQSVPYIVMELVEGRTIRDLLMNAEAPGPEQALIIVSGVLEALAYSHQHGIVHRDIKPANVIITHSGAVKVMDFGIARALHGASTTMTQTGMVMGTPQYLSPEQALGKAVDHRSDLYATGCLLYELLSLRPPFTGETPLSVVYQHVQDIPTPPSEVSEGCPPELDGLVMRSLAKDPDDRFQTAEEMRGLVQYGLQMLYDQGGHTGTWNTGPVETHDGRHTPAAGFAGTSVMPHPGDGGGTTQIPQPILPTGYGSGDDGGFEGSGNKGSGRGKLWILAVLAVIAIAAGVALAVNGANDHKGGNGKDTKPTATHSKNTKEKSPSPTPSDDSTDEPSDPSTENGTGTGTGSGWPPASTPSYSQPQSASSTPSSEPSTPESTPSEPTDPANGGTDAGTADGGTDAGTADGGTDAGTGDAGSTVGTTTDGSTGETTG; from the coding sequence ATGGCACAGACGCAGCGCTCTCAGGGCCCGTCCGACCCCGAGGCGACTGGCGGCGGCATGTCAGACGCGCCGGAGATGTGGGGCAACGGAGGGCTCGTCGGCGACGGCCGGTACCGGCTCACGCACCGGCTGGGCCGGGGCGGCATGGCCGAGGTGTTCGCGGCCGAGGACGTCCGCCTGGGCCGCACGGTCGCGGTCAAGCTGCTGCGCGCGGACCTGGCCGAGGACCCCGTCTCCAAGGCCCGTTTCACCCGCGAGGCACAGTCGGTCGCCGGCCTCAACCACCACGCGATCGTCGCCGTGTACGACTCCGGCGAGGACGTCGTGGGCGGTCAGTCCGTGCCGTACATCGTCATGGAGCTGGTCGAGGGCCGCACCATCCGCGACCTGCTGATGAACGCCGAGGCGCCGGGCCCCGAGCAGGCACTGATCATCGTCTCCGGTGTGCTGGAGGCGCTCGCCTACTCGCATCAGCATGGCATCGTGCACCGTGACATCAAGCCGGCGAATGTCATCATCACCCACAGCGGCGCCGTCAAGGTGATGGACTTCGGCATCGCCCGCGCCCTGCACGGCGCGTCCACGACGATGACGCAGACCGGCATGGTCATGGGCACCCCGCAGTACCTCTCCCCGGAGCAGGCGCTCGGCAAGGCCGTCGACCACCGCTCCGACCTGTACGCGACCGGCTGCCTGCTGTACGAACTCCTCTCCCTGCGGCCCCCGTTCACCGGCGAGACCCCGCTGTCGGTGGTCTACCAGCACGTCCAGGACATCCCGACGCCGCCCTCGGAGGTCTCCGAGGGCTGCCCGCCGGAGCTGGACGGCCTGGTCATGCGCTCCCTCGCCAAGGACCCCGACGACCGGTTCCAGACGGCCGAGGAGATGCGCGGCCTGGTCCAGTACGGTCTGCAGATGCTCTACGACCAGGGCGGCCACACCGGCACCTGGAACACCGGCCCGGTGGAGACGCACGACGGCCGGCACACCCCGGCGGCCGGCTTCGCCGGTACGAGCGTCATGCCGCACCCCGGGGACGGCGGCGGTACCACGCAGATCCCCCAGCCGATCCTGCCGACGGGCTACGGCAGCGGTGACGACGGCGGTTTCGAGGGGAGCGGCAACAAGGGCAGCGGCCGCGGGAAGCTGTGGATCCTCGCCGTGCTCGCGGTCATCGCGATCGCGGCGGGCGTCGCGCTGGCGGTGAACGGCGCGAACGACCACAAGGGCGGCAACGGGAAGGACACCAAGCCGACGGCGACGCACTCCAAGAACACGAAGGAGAAGTCACCGTCCCCGACGCCGTCCGACGACAGCACGGACGAGCCCTCGGACCCCTCCACGGAGAACGGCACGGGCACGGGCACCGGCTCCGGCTGGCCGCCGGCCTCCACGCCGTCGTACAGCCAGCCGCAGTCGGCCAGTTCGACACCGAGCAGCGAGCCGTCGACCCCGGAGAGCACGCCGTCGGAGCCCACGGACCCGGCGAACGGCGGTACGGACGCGGGCACCGCCGACGGCGGCACGGACGCCGGTACCGCCGACGGCGGTACGGACGCGGGCACCGGAGACGCCGGCAGCACCGTGGGCACCACCACCGACGGCAGCACCGGCGAGACCACCGGTTGA
- a CDS encoding alpha-ketoacid dehydrogenase subunit beta: MTTVAVKPATMAQALTRAMRDAMAADPTVHVMGEDVGTLGGVFRVTDGLAKEFGEDRCTDTPLAEAGILGTAVGMAMYGLRPVVEMQFDAFAYPAFEQLISHVSRMRNRTRGRMPLPITVRVPYGGGIGGVEHHSDSSEAYYMATPGLHVVTPATVADAYGLLRQAIASDDPVVFLEPKRLYWSKDTWNPEQPTDVEPIGRAVVRRPGSTATLITYGPSLPVCLEAAEAARAEGWDLEVVDLRSLVPFDDETVCAAVRRTGRAVVVHESTGFGGPGGEIAARITERCFHHLEAPVLRVAGFDIPYPPPMLERHHLPGVDRILDAVARLQWEAEG; the protein is encoded by the coding sequence GGCCCTCACGCGCGCGATGCGCGACGCGATGGCCGCCGATCCCACTGTGCACGTCATGGGTGAGGACGTCGGCACCCTCGGCGGGGTCTTCCGCGTCACCGACGGCCTCGCCAAGGAGTTCGGCGAGGACCGCTGCACCGACACTCCGCTCGCCGAGGCCGGCATCCTCGGCACCGCCGTCGGCATGGCCATGTACGGCCTGCGGCCGGTGGTGGAGATGCAGTTCGACGCCTTCGCCTACCCGGCGTTCGAGCAGCTGATCAGCCATGTCTCCCGGATGCGCAACCGCACGCGGGGCCGGATGCCCCTGCCGATCACCGTCCGCGTCCCCTACGGCGGCGGCATCGGCGGCGTCGAGCACCACAGCGACTCCTCCGAGGCCTACTACATGGCGACGCCGGGTCTGCACGTCGTCACCCCGGCCACCGTCGCCGACGCCTACGGACTGCTGCGCCAGGCCATCGCCTCGGACGACCCGGTCGTCTTCCTCGAACCCAAGCGGCTGTACTGGTCGAAGGACACCTGGAACCCCGAGCAGCCGACGGACGTCGAGCCCATCGGCCGCGCGGTGGTGCGCCGGCCCGGCAGCACCGCCACGCTCATCACCTACGGCCCCTCGCTGCCGGTCTGCCTGGAAGCCGCCGAGGCCGCCCGGGCCGAGGGCTGGGACCTGGAGGTCGTCGACCTGCGCTCCCTCGTGCCGTTCGACGACGAGACGGTCTGCGCGGCCGTCCGGCGCACCGGCCGCGCCGTCGTCGTCCACGAGTCCACCGGCTTCGGCGGGCCGGGCGGCGAGATCGCGGCCCGCATCACCGAGCGCTGCTTCCACCACCTGGAGGCGCCGGTGCTGCGCGTGGCCGGCTTCGACATCCCGTACCCGCCGCCCATGCTGGAGCGGCACCACCTGCCCGGCGTCGACCGCATCCTGGACGCCGTGGCCCGGCTGCAGTGGGAGGCCGAGGGCTGA
- a CDS encoding dihydrolipoamide acetyltransferase family protein has protein sequence MAQVLEFKLPDLGEGLTEAEIVRWLVKVGDVVAVDQPVVEVETAKAMVEVPCPYGGVVTARFGEEGTELPVGAPLLTVAVGEPAAEPEGSGNVLVGYGTQAPAARRRRVRTGTAGVDGQALRPGTAPVAPPAPVSTPVPAPASVPAPVPAPAEGPVPVISPLVRKLARDNGVDLRQLAGSGPDGLILRADVENALRAQAAKTSTAEEPAVQTPAPAPRAGAGVRIPLKGVRGAVADKLSRSRREIPDATCWVDADATELMRARTAMNAAGGPKISLLALLARVCTAALARFPELNSYVDTEAREVVRLDHVHLGFAAQTERGLVVPVVRDAHARDAESLTAEFARLTEAARAGTLTPGELTGGTFTLNNYGVFGVDGSTPIINHPEAAMLGVGRIVPKPWVHEGELAVRQVVQLSLTFDHRVCDGGTAGGFLRYVADCVEQPAVLLRTL, from the coding sequence ATGGCTCAGGTGCTGGAGTTCAAGCTGCCCGACCTCGGCGAGGGGCTCACCGAGGCGGAGATCGTCCGCTGGCTGGTCAAGGTCGGCGACGTGGTCGCCGTCGACCAGCCGGTGGTCGAGGTGGAGACGGCCAAGGCGATGGTCGAGGTGCCCTGCCCCTACGGCGGCGTGGTCACCGCACGCTTCGGCGAGGAGGGCACCGAACTGCCCGTCGGCGCCCCGCTGCTGACGGTCGCCGTCGGCGAACCGGCGGCTGAGCCGGAGGGCTCCGGCAACGTCCTGGTGGGCTACGGCACCCAGGCCCCGGCGGCCCGCAGGCGGAGGGTACGGACAGGCACGGCCGGCGTCGACGGGCAGGCGCTGCGGCCCGGGACCGCTCCGGTGGCACCCCCCGCGCCCGTCTCCACGCCCGTGCCCGCGCCCGCCTCCGTGCCGGCGCCGGTGCCCGCGCCCGCCGAGGGACCGGTCCCCGTGATCTCCCCGCTCGTGCGCAAGCTCGCCCGGGACAACGGCGTCGACCTGCGGCAGCTGGCCGGCTCCGGGCCGGACGGACTCATCCTGCGCGCCGACGTCGAGAACGCGCTGCGGGCGCAGGCCGCGAAGACGAGCACGGCCGAGGAACCGGCGGTACAGACCCCTGCGCCGGCACCCCGGGCCGGGGCCGGTGTGCGGATCCCGCTCAAGGGTGTCCGCGGTGCGGTCGCCGACAAGCTCTCCCGCAGCCGCCGGGAGATCCCGGACGCCACCTGCTGGGTCGACGCCGACGCGACGGAACTGATGCGCGCGCGGACGGCGATGAACGCGGCCGGCGGCCCGAAGATCTCCCTGCTCGCGCTGCTCGCCCGTGTCTGCACGGCCGCCCTGGCCCGGTTCCCCGAGCTGAACTCCTACGTCGACACCGAGGCCCGCGAGGTCGTCCGGCTCGACCACGTCCACCTCGGGTTCGCCGCCCAGACCGAACGCGGCCTCGTCGTGCCGGTCGTCCGGGACGCCCACGCGCGCGACGCCGAGTCCCTGACCGCCGAGTTCGCCCGGCTCACCGAGGCCGCCCGCGCGGGCACGCTCACGCCAGGGGAACTCACGGGCGGCACCTTCACGCTGAACAACTACGGCGTCTTCGGCGTCGACGGCTCCACCCCGATCATCAACCACCCCGAGGCGGCCATGCTCGGCGTCGGCCGCATCGTGCCCAAGCCGTGGGTGCACGAGGGCGAGCTGGCCGTCCGCCAGGTCGTCCAGCTCTCGCTCACCTTCGACCACCGGGTGTGCGACGGTGGCACGGCGGGCGGCTTCCTGCGCTACGTGGCGGACTGCGTGGAACAGCCGGCGGTGCTGCTGCGCACTCTGTGA
- a CDS encoding phosphotransferase, with protein MPRSCVPPPVPHAPPLGALLRLYAAGTALTCEPVDQGLLNRGYRLCTTRGRYFLKHHFDPDTADPAAIERRHRATQRLADLGVPVAPPLAHREGRTVAVIGGHAYALHPWIDGRHRDGGQLTRGESARLGALLGAVHACLERVMPPKGRTRPATGPHPVESADPADTFALIDDLLAHVRRHRPADAFDELARHRLLERRALLEQHTDRRPPRGASVGWVHGDFHPFNLLYKDDDAPAAIVDWDRLGVQPRAEEAVRAAVIFFVRPGGTLDLPKVRAYARAYRRAAGATPSELAAAVHRVWWERLNDFWMLRWHYERGDTRADRQFPAASALAVWWTREYDAVCDAFVR; from the coding sequence GTGCCGCGCTCATGTGTACCACCCCCCGTCCCCCATGCGCCCCCTCTGGGCGCCCTGCTCCGCCTGTACGCCGCGGGGACCGCCCTCACCTGTGAGCCGGTCGACCAGGGTCTCCTCAACCGCGGCTACCGGCTGTGCACCACCCGCGGCCGCTACTTCCTCAAGCACCACTTCGACCCGGACACCGCCGACCCGGCCGCCATCGAACGCCGGCACCGGGCCACCCAGCGCCTCGCCGACCTCGGCGTCCCGGTCGCCCCGCCGCTCGCGCACCGCGAGGGCCGCACGGTCGCCGTCATCGGCGGCCACGCCTACGCCCTGCACCCCTGGATCGACGGCAGGCACCGCGACGGCGGCCAGCTCACCCGCGGGGAGAGCGCACGCCTGGGGGCGCTCCTGGGCGCCGTACACGCCTGCCTGGAGCGGGTGATGCCCCCCAAGGGGCGCACCCGGCCCGCGACCGGCCCGCATCCCGTGGAGAGCGCCGACCCGGCCGACACCTTCGCGCTCATCGACGACCTGCTCGCCCATGTGCGCCGGCACCGGCCCGCCGACGCCTTCGACGAACTCGCCCGGCACCGGCTGCTGGAGCGCCGCGCGCTCCTGGAACAGCACACGGACCGGCGCCCGCCGCGCGGCGCCTCGGTCGGCTGGGTGCACGGCGACTTCCACCCGTTCAACCTGCTCTACAAGGACGACGACGCCCCCGCGGCCATCGTGGACTGGGACCGGCTCGGCGTGCAGCCGCGCGCGGAGGAGGCGGTACGCGCCGCCGTCATCTTCTTCGTACGGCCCGGCGGGACGCTGGACCTGCCGAAAGTACGTGCCTACGCGCGCGCGTACCGGCGCGCGGCCGGCGCCACGCCCTCGGAGCTGGCGGCGGCCGTGCACCGGGTGTGGTGGGAGCGGCTGAACGACTTCTGGATGCTGCGCTGGCACTACGAGCGCGGCGACACGCGCGCGGACCGGCAGTTCCCGGCCGCGTCGGCGCTGGCCGTGTGGTGGACGCGCGAGTACGACGCGGTGTGCGACGCGTTCGTGCGGTGA